One genomic segment of Kosmotoga arenicorallina S304 includes these proteins:
- the rpsT gene encoding 30S ribosomal protein S20 — translation MPNIKSAEKRVRQTKVRRMRNRSAKTRFRNVTKELLLAIETKEAPEKVNELLSLSFSVLDRAAKKGVIHKRQASRRKARLTARVKKYLDSLS, via the coding sequence GTGCCGAATATTAAGTCCGCTGAAAAAAGAGTGAGACAGACAAAAGTCAGGAGAATGAGAAACAGGAGTGCAAAGACAAGATTCAGAAACGTCACAAAAGAGCTTCTTCTTGCTATTGAAACCAAGGAAGCCCCTGAAAAAGTCAACGAACTTCTCAGCCTGTCTTTTTCTGTTCTTGACCGTGCAGCCAAAAAAGGTGTCATTCACAAAAGACAAGCTTCCAGAAGAAAGGCAAGGCTTACAGCCAGAGTGAAGAAATACCTGGATAGCCTTAGCTAA
- a CDS encoding ABC transporter ATP-binding protein: MAEVILKDVVKVYPNGFKAVHGANLEVKDKEFVVLLGPSGCGKTTTLRMIAGLEEITEGTVTIGGKVVNDVEPKDRDIAMVFQNYALYPHMTVYENMAFGLKLRKVPKPEIDKRVKEAASILGIEGLLDRKPKQLSGGQRQRVAVGRAIVRNPKVFLFDEPLSNLDAKLRTQMRAELKRLHQNLQATIIYVTHDQVEAMTMADKIVIMKDGVIQQIGDPYSVYFEPVNKFVAGFIGTPSMNFINAKVSKEGDKLWIHKDSMKLLIPEKYYDKLSPYVGKDVVFGIRPENIYDKMFAVNPSEEFVAEGKVDVVEPLGSETLIHATIAGDDIVAKVDPKTKAQAGDTIDLVFDMNMVHVFDVETEENILKGMHSTEGELKVE, translated from the coding sequence ATGGCTGAGGTTATCCTCAAAGATGTAGTAAAGGTATATCCAAACGGTTTCAAAGCGGTACATGGTGCCAATCTCGAGGTCAAAGACAAGGAATTCGTTGTTCTGCTCGGCCCCTCTGGTTGTGGTAAAACAACCACTTTGAGAATGATTGCGGGATTGGAAGAAATCACAGAAGGAACGGTAACCATTGGCGGAAAAGTTGTCAACGATGTAGAGCCAAAAGACAGAGATATCGCTATGGTTTTCCAGAACTACGCGCTTTATCCCCATATGACTGTTTATGAAAACATGGCTTTCGGGCTGAAATTGAGAAAAGTTCCGAAACCGGAAATCGACAAGCGCGTTAAGGAAGCCGCCAGCATACTCGGTATCGAAGGTCTCCTTGACAGAAAGCCCAAACAGCTCTCCGGTGGTCAGAGGCAGAGGGTTGCAGTGGGAAGGGCTATCGTAAGAAATCCCAAGGTCTTCCTTTTTGACGAACCCCTTTCAAACCTCGATGCGAAACTAAGAACACAGATGAGAGCTGAGCTAAAAAGGCTTCATCAGAACCTTCAGGCAACCATCATTTACGTTACACACGACCAGGTAGAAGCCATGACCATGGCTGATAAGATAGTTATCATGAAAGATGGTGTTATACAGCAGATCGGTGATCCTTATTCCGTTTACTTTGAACCCGTGAATAAATTCGTTGCCGGGTTTATTGGAACGCCTTCCATGAATTTCATAAACGCAAAGGTTTCCAAGGAAGGAGATAAGCTCTGGATACACAAAGACTCAATGAAGCTCCTTATTCCCGAAAAATACTATGATAAGCTCTCCCCATATGTCGGAAAAGATGTTGTCTTCGGCATAAGACCTGAAAACATTTACGACAAGATGTTCGCGGTTAATCCCAGCGAGGAATTCGTTGCCGAAGGAAAAGTTGACGTTGTTGAACCCCTTGGAAGCGAAACTCTTATTCACGCAACTATCGCTGGGGATGACATCGTAGCAAAAGTCGACCCGAAAACAAAAGCGCAGGCGGGAGACACCATTGATCTGGTATTCGATATGAACATGGTCCATGTTTTCGATGTGGAAACCGAAGAAAACATTTTGAAGGGAATGCATTCAACAGAAGGCGAACTCAAAGTAGAGTAA
- a CDS encoding type II toxin-antitoxin system Phd/YefM family antitoxin, whose protein sequence is MARLDNLIFKSLADAKAHFSEVVDTASNGQRDVVITKNGVPRAALISYEKYTKMLNFLSTAYELYLMDAGEKALGTQLEDIIEDSSED, encoded by the coding sequence TTGGCAAGACTTGATAATCTGATCTTCAAATCACTGGCTGATGCAAAAGCGCATTTTTCAGAAGTAGTGGATACTGCTTCGAATGGTCAACGTGATGTTGTTATAACAAAAAATGGTGTTCCCAGGGCTGCCTTGATTTCTTACGAGAAATACACGAAGATGCTCAACTTTCTCTCCACGGCGTATGAGCTTTATTTAATGGATGCCGGCGAAAAAGCTCTCGGAACACAGCTTGAAGATATCATTGAAGATAGTTCAGAAGATTGA
- a CDS encoding HU family DNA-binding protein, translating to MNKKELVAEIAERTGTTKKLAAEVLDSFVAVVGEKLAKGEEVKLVGFGTFEVAERKPRKGVNPRTKEAIQIPGGKVPKFRAGKELKEKVK from the coding sequence GTGAACAAGAAGGAACTCGTAGCTGAAATCGCCGAAAGAACAGGAACAACAAAGAAATTAGCGGCTGAAGTTCTCGACAGCTTTGTAGCAGTTGTAGGCGAGAAACTTGCCAAGGGTGAAGAGGTTAAACTCGTTGGTTTTGGTACTTTTGAAGTTGCAGAAAGAAAACCCAGAAAAGGTGTCAACCCCAGAACAAAAGAAGCTATCCAAATTCCCGGGGGAAAAGTACCTAAGTTCAGAGCTGGTAAGGAACTCAAAGAGAAAGTAAAATGA
- the uvrC gene encoding excinuclease ABC subunit UvrC: MKRALQNKISSLPETCGVYIFKNSEGKIIYIGKAVKLKRRVQSYFRESSWKDEKVRKIAEESSDMDFIIVPSEREALLLEANLIYKYKPRYNILLKESRFYPYIYISRDEFPYVELRRDRKAPGMYFGPYTSTRLVRSILELLQRIFKVRSCKQSLDRIKKACFLYHLKMCSAPCVGKITKEEYKKSLDNFIEFLEGNTLSVRTSLEERMYRLADNLQFEQAKEIRDVLDSMDKLYSRQAVDVPQDLSIDVLALSSGILVLLEIRGGMLLGKLVYDFPEGKVSDFISQFYLAREKHRPKSLIVSGLRKTETNMFKSEFEYIGKPRTEFESRLMKIAFQNIEQELNIRIGAVETLKQTRNILGLKKIPRFIEGIDISHTQGLMTVASLVVFESGKPDKSRYRRYRIRNLEVPNDFEALATVIKRRYSKHPLPDLLFIDGGFPQLRAVSEALEELNLKTEIVGIAKEEEEIVFPDSRGKLKLPPDHPVMKLLVSIRDETHRFAVNYHRYLRERRFVSSEIDGIPGIGPKRKRLLMKHFKSVSRIKKASEEELCKVIKNKKIVAEILKWAKENGG, from the coding sequence ATGAAAAGGGCTCTTCAGAATAAAATCAGTTCGCTACCGGAAACCTGCGGTGTTTACATATTCAAAAATAGCGAAGGGAAAATAATTTACATAGGTAAAGCTGTCAAATTAAAACGTCGCGTGCAGTCTTATTTCAGGGAATCTTCGTGGAAGGATGAAAAAGTAAGAAAAATTGCCGAAGAGTCTTCTGATATGGATTTTATTATCGTCCCAAGCGAAAGGGAAGCTCTACTTTTAGAAGCAAATCTTATTTACAAATACAAGCCGCGCTATAACATCCTGCTGAAAGAGTCCCGTTTTTATCCATATATATATATATCCAGAGACGAATTCCCTTATGTGGAGTTGAGAAGAGACAGGAAAGCTCCCGGGATGTATTTTGGCCCATACACGAGCACGAGGCTCGTACGCAGCATACTGGAACTCCTTCAGAGGATTTTCAAGGTAAGGAGTTGCAAGCAGTCCCTTGATAGAATCAAGAAAGCCTGCTTTCTATATCACCTTAAAATGTGTTCCGCTCCATGCGTAGGTAAAATCACAAAGGAAGAATACAAAAAGAGTCTTGATAACTTCATTGAATTCCTTGAAGGGAATACCCTCAGTGTCAGAACGTCTCTCGAAGAAAGGATGTACAGGCTGGCGGATAACCTTCAATTTGAACAGGCAAAGGAAATCCGTGATGTTCTCGATTCCATGGATAAATTGTATTCCAGACAGGCTGTTGACGTTCCGCAGGATCTCAGCATTGATGTTCTGGCACTTTCTTCAGGTATTCTGGTCCTTCTCGAAATAAGAGGTGGAATGCTTCTTGGAAAGCTGGTTTACGATTTCCCTGAAGGGAAGGTCTCCGATTTTATAAGCCAGTTTTACCTCGCCAGGGAGAAACATCGCCCAAAAAGCTTAATCGTGTCAGGATTGAGAAAAACAGAAACCAATATGTTCAAGTCCGAATTTGAATATATTGGAAAACCCAGAACAGAATTCGAATCCAGGCTAATGAAGATAGCTTTTCAAAACATTGAGCAAGAATTGAATATACGAATCGGTGCTGTTGAGACCCTCAAACAGACCAGGAATATCCTGGGTTTGAAAAAAATACCGCGATTTATTGAGGGAATAGATATCTCCCATACCCAGGGGCTTATGACAGTTGCTTCTCTGGTTGTCTTTGAATCAGGGAAACCAGACAAATCGAGGTATAGAAGATACAGGATAAGGAACCTCGAAGTCCCAAATGATTTTGAAGCACTCGCAACGGTTATAAAGCGCCGCTATTCCAAACACCCCTTACCTGATCTGCTTTTCATCGATGGTGGGTTCCCGCAGCTCAGAGCTGTGTCTGAAGCGCTTGAGGAACTCAACTTGAAAACCGAAATCGTGGGTATTGCCAAGGAGGAAGAGGAAATCGTTTTTCCCGATAGCAGGGGAAAATTAAAACTGCCACCTGATCACCCTGTTATGAAGTTGCTGGTTTCCATCCGGGATGAAACCCACAGATTTGCAGTCAATTACCACCGTTACCTCCGTGAGAGAAGATTTGTTAGTTCAGAAATCGACGGGATACCGGGCATTGGTCCAAAAAGGAAAAGACTCTTGATGAAGCACTTCAAAAGCGTTTCCAGGATAAAAAAGGCATCTGAAGAAGAGTTATGCAAAGTGATAAAAAACAAAAAAATAGTTGCTGAGATTCTAAAATGGGCAAAAGAAAATGGCGGCTAA
- a CDS encoding DUF501 domain-containing protein, translating to MESGCFEKKIVQAQLGRELRNEFRVVKRCTWGYPQCIQSDLITDGKPFPTLFWLTCPFLYKEVSRLEEKGWVKLLEEELEHSESMSREYIEAHKTTQALKKSLLADRKLENWQIEALLDRGIGGIRNLMNIKCLHLQLANFLGGIDNPIGKRVWEMLKSRECPGSAVICSSLEVTDEKGSSE from the coding sequence ATGGAAAGCGGCTGTTTTGAAAAAAAGATAGTTCAGGCTCAATTAGGACGCGAGCTGAGAAACGAATTTCGCGTGGTAAAAAGATGCACCTGGGGTTATCCGCAGTGTATTCAATCGGATTTGATCACCGATGGGAAACCTTTTCCCACACTATTCTGGCTGACCTGCCCCTTTTTGTACAAAGAAGTTTCCCGCCTTGAAGAAAAAGGCTGGGTGAAACTACTCGAAGAAGAGCTTGAGCATTCCGAAAGTATGTCAAGGGAATATATAGAGGCACATAAAACCACTCAAGCCCTGAAAAAATCCTTATTAGCTGACAGAAAGCTAGAGAATTGGCAGATAGAAGCTTTACTTGACAGGGGGATTGGGGGCATAAGAAATCTAATGAATATCAAATGCCTTCACCTTCAGCTGGCAAATTTTCTGGGTGGTATAGACAATCCCATCGGGAAAAGGGTATGGGAGATGCTAAAATCCCGTGAATGCCCGGGGAGCGCTGTGATATGTAGTTCATTGGAGGTCACTGATGAAAAGGGCTCTTCAGAATAA
- a CDS encoding 50S ribosomal protein L11 methyltransferase: protein MLYKYFTLYADEKILEEIDELCFSEGFYSIFSEVIDSNLWRVKVYLEPDQEFPPFLSGYPFELGGEELEENWWKKFKENLKPFMLTHHTKLIPLEEPNQITEEGALGIVPGSAFGTGLHETTKLASRLLEKHMEPGAFVLDVGSGTGILSALALKRGAKKAVALDIDPAAVEKCQETAWINGVSIDARVSNFLSALKPGERFNVIVSNMIVELLERFVKETTHYLKSDGVIILSGILKEKFDAFVTTLEDSFSLLETEEMNEWKAAVLKKR from the coding sequence ATGCTTTATAAGTATTTCACTCTATACGCAGATGAAAAAATCCTTGAAGAAATAGATGAACTCTGCTTTTCGGAGGGCTTTTACAGTATCTTTTCCGAGGTAATAGATTCAAATCTGTGGCGGGTAAAGGTGTATCTCGAACCCGATCAGGAGTTTCCACCTTTTTTGTCGGGCTACCCCTTTGAGCTCGGTGGCGAGGAGCTTGAAGAAAATTGGTGGAAAAAATTCAAAGAGAACCTTAAACCCTTTATGTTGACTCACCACACAAAACTGATCCCTCTTGAAGAACCCAATCAAATCACAGAAGAGGGAGCCCTGGGAATAGTACCCGGAAGCGCCTTTGGTACAGGGTTACACGAAACGACAAAGCTCGCCTCACGCCTTCTCGAAAAACACATGGAACCTGGTGCTTTTGTGCTGGATGTTGGTTCAGGCACAGGTATCCTATCAGCGCTGGCTTTGAAGAGAGGGGCGAAAAAGGCAGTTGCCCTCGATATAGATCCGGCTGCCGTTGAAAAGTGCCAGGAAACGGCATGGATAAACGGGGTTTCCATTGATGCGAGGGTTTCTAACTTTCTCAGCGCCCTCAAACCCGGTGAACGTTTCAATGTGATTGTTTCAAATATGATCGTCGAATTGCTTGAACGCTTTGTAAAAGAAACAACGCACTATTTGAAGTCTGATGGTGTAATAATTCTCTCCGGAATTCTAAAGGAGAAATTCGACGCTTTTGTGACAACATTGGAAGACTCCTTCTCATTGCTGGAAACGGAGGAAATGAACGAATGGAAAGCGGCTGTTTTGAAAAAAAGATAG
- the gatA gene encoding Asp-tRNA(Asn)/Glu-tRNA(Gln) amidotransferase subunit GatA codes for MKRDFLNYKIAELSELQDDAKRKAIAYFHERITAFNPELNAFLEVLPLSANYSSGSLSGIPYALKDNILARGTRTTCASDILKDYISPYDATVTARLKAEGAVLMGKTNLDEFAMGSSTENSAFGPSKNPWDLNRIPGGSSGGSAAAVAAGLVPFALGSDTGGSVRQPAAFCGVVGYKPSYGLVSRYGLVAFASSLDQIGPLTRCVDDAYAVFKTIARKDINDATTINNGVNLKANDLPKIDLKGIRIAVPSDALDFEGLDERVKSRFLEFVERLTEKGAKVSFIELGILKYVVATYYLIAPGEASSNLSRYDGVRYGERVESENYEEMIKKNRDIGFGDEVKRRILLGTFTLSSAYYDAYYRRALKIRRIISDRINKVLQEHDFILNPTTPTLPGKIGEISDPLTYYLMDIYTIPANLAGMPAISVPIDPVDGLPVGVQFMGKRLSDLQLLSVAKEAEKLSGAYENGLAKLPERWLHV; via the coding sequence TTGAAAAGAGATTTTCTAAATTATAAAATAGCAGAGCTTTCGGAGCTGCAAGATGATGCCAAAAGAAAGGCTATTGCCTATTTTCACGAAAGGATAACCGCCTTCAACCCTGAATTAAACGCTTTTCTGGAAGTGCTTCCCTTATCAGCCAATTATTCTTCCGGTTCGCTTTCCGGCATACCTTACGCATTGAAGGACAACATATTGGCCAGAGGTACCCGGACTACATGCGCCAGCGATATATTGAAAGATTATATCTCTCCTTATGATGCAACAGTAACGGCTCGGCTGAAAGCTGAAGGAGCTGTGTTGATGGGGAAAACAAACCTCGATGAATTTGCCATGGGTTCTTCAACGGAGAATTCGGCATTCGGCCCCTCAAAAAACCCATGGGATTTAAACCGAATTCCCGGTGGGAGCAGTGGAGGCAGTGCAGCAGCAGTTGCAGCAGGGCTTGTACCCTTTGCCCTTGGAAGCGATACCGGGGGTTCCGTTAGGCAGCCAGCAGCTTTTTGTGGAGTGGTTGGTTATAAACCCTCTTACGGACTGGTATCAAGATATGGCCTGGTAGCCTTCGCTTCTTCTCTCGATCAGATAGGTCCTTTGACAAGATGTGTCGATGATGCCTATGCTGTTTTCAAAACGATAGCCCGAAAGGATATAAACGATGCCACTACTATCAATAATGGAGTTAATCTCAAGGCGAATGATCTGCCTAAAATCGATCTCAAAGGCATAAGGATAGCGGTGCCTTCCGACGCTCTGGATTTTGAAGGGCTCGATGAAAGGGTTAAATCCAGATTCCTGGAATTCGTTGAGCGGCTTACTGAAAAAGGAGCAAAAGTCTCCTTTATTGAGCTGGGTATCTTAAAATATGTTGTCGCAACATATTATCTCATCGCTCCTGGCGAAGCCAGCTCTAACCTATCTCGCTATGACGGCGTTCGCTATGGTGAGCGGGTTGAGTCTGAAAACTACGAAGAGATGATAAAGAAGAACAGAGATATCGGTTTTGGCGATGAAGTAAAACGCAGGATCTTGCTGGGTACTTTCACATTGAGCTCCGCTTATTACGACGCTTACTATCGTAGGGCTCTGAAAATCAGGCGAATTATCTCTGACAGGATAAATAAGGTTCTTCAGGAACACGATTTCATATTGAACCCCACCACACCCACACTTCCAGGAAAAATAGGAGAAATTAGCGATCCCCTTACTTATTATCTGATGGATATATATACCATTCCAGCTAACTTAGCCGGAATGCCGGCCATTTCGGTACCCATTGATCCCGTAGACGGCTTGCCGGTGGGCGTTCAATTTATGGGAAAGCGACTTTCCGATCTTCAGCTCCTCTCTGTTGCAAAAGAGGCTGAAAAATTATCAGGTGCATACGAGAACGGGCTTGCAAAGCTTCCTGAGAGGTGGTTACATGTATAA
- the gatB gene encoding Asp-tRNA(Asn)/Glu-tRNA(Gln) amidotransferase subunit GatB, translated as MYKTIIGLEIHAQLSTKTKAFCSCQADVFELEPNTAICPVCTGQPGALPVLNKTVVEYAVKAAVAFNCSINLRSSFDRKNYFYPDLPKGYQITQYFTPIAENGYLEFKLDGNEKRVRIRRIHIEEDAGKMIHQDADSISGASGSLVNLNRCGVPLIEIVTEPDISSPKEARVFMELLRDTLRAIDICSGDMEKGALRCDANISVVDEESGTSSNRVEVKNINSFKFVEKALEFERERIIKALEQGTDVDRETRTWNFTKRETISMRSKEEENDYRYFPEPDLPPLQLSGEFVEKVRKNLPELPQQRVQRLIQQYGIPEYDASVLGSDVKISLFFEEVSRVTGKPKDASNWIMTELMREINQRGIPIDEMPIGPEHFKVLFQLLDQGKISAKIAKELFPLMVETGKTPDQLVKERGMEQISDEKLIEEIVLRAMESNPKAVQQYRDGKKNVMGYFVGAVMKETRGKANPAVVNEIVRRLLES; from the coding sequence ATGTATAAAACTATCATTGGTCTTGAAATCCACGCTCAATTATCGACAAAAACCAAGGCCTTTTGCAGCTGTCAGGCTGATGTCTTTGAGCTGGAGCCAAATACAGCTATTTGCCCTGTGTGCACGGGTCAGCCCGGAGCGTTGCCCGTGTTAAACAAAACTGTTGTTGAATACGCTGTTAAAGCGGCGGTTGCATTTAATTGCAGCATCAATTTACGTTCCAGTTTTGATAGAAAGAACTATTTTTATCCGGATCTACCAAAGGGTTATCAGATTACCCAATACTTCACCCCGATCGCAGAAAATGGTTATCTTGAATTCAAGCTTGACGGAAATGAAAAAAGAGTCCGCATCAGAAGGATACACATTGAAGAAGACGCCGGTAAAATGATACATCAGGACGCCGATTCCATTTCTGGCGCCAGCGGAAGTCTTGTAAATCTAAACAGGTGCGGGGTCCCTCTAATAGAAATCGTTACTGAACCGGATATCTCTTCACCAAAAGAAGCGAGGGTTTTCATGGAATTGCTACGCGATACGCTCAGGGCGATTGATATATGCAGCGGCGATATGGAAAAGGGAGCGTTGCGGTGCGATGCAAACATATCCGTAGTGGATGAGGAATCCGGGACATCATCAAATAGGGTCGAAGTAAAGAACATTAATTCCTTCAAGTTCGTGGAGAAGGCCCTCGAATTCGAGCGGGAGCGTATTATCAAAGCCCTTGAACAGGGTACTGATGTAGACAGGGAAACGCGGACATGGAACTTCACAAAACGTGAAACCATATCTATGAGGTCAAAGGAAGAGGAGAACGATTACAGATATTTCCCGGAACCCGATTTACCGCCGCTTCAGCTGAGCGGAGAATTTGTGGAAAAAGTCAGAAAAAATCTACCTGAACTTCCACAGCAGAGAGTTCAAAGGCTGATACAGCAATATGGAATTCCTGAATACGATGCCTCCGTCCTCGGTTCCGATGTAAAAATCAGCTTGTTTTTTGAGGAGGTATCCAGAGTAACAGGAAAACCAAAAGATGCCTCCAACTGGATAATGACGGAACTGATGAGAGAAATAAACCAGAGAGGGATTCCAATAGATGAAATGCCCATTGGACCCGAGCATTTTAAGGTACTCTTTCAGCTCCTCGATCAGGGAAAGATTTCCGCCAAAATAGCAAAAGAACTCTTCCCCCTGATGGTGGAAACCGGGAAAACGCCCGATCAGTTAGTAAAAGAACGCGGAATGGAGCAGATAAGTGACGAAAAGCTAATTGAGGAGATTGTTTTGCGTGCCATGGAATCAAATCCGAAAGCCGTGCAACAATATAGAGATGGGAAGAAAAACGTAATGGGCTACTTTGTCGGCGCTGTGATGAAAGAAACACGTGGAAAAGCAAATCCAGCAGTTGTGAATGAAATTGTGAGGAGGCTTCTGGAATCATGA
- the hemW gene encoding radical SAM family heme chaperone HemW, translating into MKAGVYVHLPFCKRLCHYCDFAKIKEDHELIERYQRLLLKEMELWFKNNPLIKVETLYFGGGSPSIYPLNYLQQLIDRLKGLTDFAPEEITLEANPWELDADKLKSWYRLGINRLSVGVQSASADILKNVGRESPSDLLKRLKAARSIFEILNLDFILGLPGESEKNLEENIGLIKELFPRHISYYFLDTDHDTPLMKNVRSGKIELPDVEMVEQLYDRVKLTLSALGYIRYEISSWQRDGMCCKHNMNYWKNGNYVGFGISAGGHVERNRYVNTENFKDYEDALSKGLLPRVYSVTNDDLQEDIETLFMSLRLVEGFSLENLSNSKYRFALVEALTEKLSDFAIIRNGRIRLNENGLDNSRLVFERILDIKEGIVDVFGT; encoded by the coding sequence ATGAAAGCAGGTGTGTATGTACACCTCCCCTTTTGCAAAAGGCTGTGTCATTACTGCGACTTTGCAAAAATCAAAGAAGATCATGAACTGATAGAAAGATATCAACGTCTTCTGCTGAAAGAGATGGAACTTTGGTTCAAGAATAACCCTCTCATCAAGGTGGAAACCCTTTACTTTGGAGGAGGTTCTCCTTCAATTTATCCTCTTAACTACCTGCAGCAGCTGATAGACAGATTAAAGGGGTTGACGGATTTCGCGCCTGAGGAAATAACCCTCGAAGCAAATCCCTGGGAACTTGACGCGGATAAGCTTAAAAGCTGGTACAGATTGGGTATAAATCGTTTGAGCGTTGGTGTTCAAAGTGCTTCAGCAGATATCCTGAAAAACGTTGGCCGCGAGTCTCCTTCTGACCTGTTAAAAAGGCTCAAAGCAGCAAGAAGTATTTTTGAAATTCTCAACCTGGATTTTATTCTCGGGCTTCCGGGGGAATCCGAAAAAAATCTGGAAGAGAATATCGGGCTTATCAAAGAGTTGTTCCCACGGCATATCTCCTATTATTTCCTTGACACCGACCATGACACTCCTTTGATGAAAAACGTCCGTAGTGGTAAGATTGAGTTGCCGGATGTTGAGATGGTCGAGCAGTTATATGACCGGGTGAAGCTCACATTATCTGCCCTGGGGTATATACGCTATGAAATCTCCTCGTGGCAAAGAGATGGGATGTGTTGCAAGCACAATATGAATTATTGGAAAAACGGGAATTACGTTGGTTTCGGCATCTCGGCAGGAGGGCATGTTGAAAGAAACAGATACGTTAACACGGAAAATTTCAAAGACTACGAAGATGCCCTAAGCAAAGGCCTTTTGCCGCGGGTATACAGCGTGACTAACGATGACCTCCAGGAAGATATTGAAACCCTTTTTATGTCCTTAAGGCTTGTTGAGGGGTTTTCTTTGGAGAACTTATCAAATAGCAAATACAGGTTCGCCCTGGTGGAAGCTCTGACCGAAAAGCTTTCTGATTTTGCCATAATCAGGAACGGTCGGATTAGATTGAATGAAAATGGGCTCGACAATTCACGGCTTGTGTTCGAGAGAATTCTCGATATAAAGGAGGGGATAGTCGATGTTTTCGGCACATGA
- a CDS encoding ferritin-like domain-containing protein: protein MFSAHEILDIALNIENEGIKFYRELAEKAKDESAKSTFEFLVSQEKEHIITFRELLKRFEKEAQELVNWDEATEYLKTLSEQKVFPSASTLIEKFKNSTPEEVVKYSIEREKDTVIFYYDLLDMIADNEAKEAVKKIIKEEKKHVVILRDLLK from the coding sequence ATGTTTTCGGCACATGAAATACTGGATATTGCATTGAACATCGAAAACGAGGGGATTAAGTTTTACAGAGAACTGGCTGAAAAGGCAAAAGATGAAAGCGCGAAATCCACTTTTGAGTTTCTTGTTTCTCAGGAGAAAGAACATATAATTACCTTCAGGGAGCTTCTAAAAAGGTTTGAAAAAGAGGCTCAGGAGCTGGTAAACTGGGACGAGGCTACGGAATATTTGAAGACTTTAAGCGAGCAAAAGGTGTTCCCGAGTGCAAGCACTTTGATAGAGAAGTTTAAAAACAGCACCCCGGAAGAAGTAGTAAAATATTCCATTGAAAGAGAAAAGGACACTGTGATATTCTACTACGACCTTTTGGATATGATTGCAGATAATGAGGCTAAAGAAGCCGTGAAGAAGATTATAAAGGAAGAAAAGAAGCACGTCGTTATATTGAGGGATTTGCTTAAATGA
- a CDS encoding deoxycytidylate deaminase, with translation MKKTDLENFLKNFKARSGERKSLDWDRYFMILADTVKERSSCFHRKVGAIIVRENRILATGYNQPPSGFPHCDETECIRDALSISSGENQEVCYAAHAEQNAIAQAARFGISTGGATIYVTHKPCSICARILINAGIKRVVFSWDYPDPLSEFLLKTCGVVLEQLELEGGSHVND, from the coding sequence ATGAAAAAGACAGATCTCGAAAATTTTCTCAAAAACTTCAAAGCCCGGTCAGGAGAGCGGAAAAGCCTTGATTGGGATCGATATTTTATGATCCTGGCTGATACAGTAAAAGAGAGGTCAAGCTGCTTCCACCGAAAGGTGGGAGCGATTATTGTCAGGGAAAACAGGATCCTCGCGACCGGATACAACCAGCCCCCATCGGGTTTCCCTCATTGCGATGAGACTGAATGCATACGCGACGCTCTTTCCATTTCTTCCGGTGAGAATCAGGAAGTTTGCTATGCAGCGCATGCGGAGCAAAACGCCATTGCACAGGCGGCGAGGTTTGGGATATCAACGGGAGGGGCAACAATTTATGTGACCCATAAACCCTGTTCCATATGTGCGCGGATATTGATAAATGCAGGGATAAAGCGCGTGGTATTCAGCTGGGATTATCCCGATCCACTTTCGGAATTTCTACTCAAAACATGCGGTGTTGTTTTAGAACAACTCGAGCTTGAAGGAGGTAGCCATGTCAACGACTAA